In a single window of the Nymphalis io chromosome 20, ilAglIoxx1.1, whole genome shotgun sequence genome:
- the LOC126776572 gene encoding katanin p60 ATPase-containing subunit A-like 1 isoform X2 has product MAREYEQLKATVATLQMFQHEGEKAITPLTTAFEDLPTRDQMWGPAPHEIDPDIWPPPPDRDPTAWPSPTSVEHKGPPAMKSARNNPRNNRIADNKKTTGPRNATTSQRKTSDVRNPRINTSKGHSAKAKDTSNKENSNAKDKQDRDNNNGDTDDEKHKEEERRFEPPSAVDGDLVDMLERDIVQKNPNIRWDDIADLTEAKRLLEEAVVLPMWMPDFFKGIRRPWKGVLMVGPPGTGKTMLAKAVATECGTTFFNVSSSTLTSKYRGESEKLVRLLFEMARFYAPSTIFIDEIDSLCSRRGSDSEHEASRRVKSELLVQMDGLGSASDEPAKVVMVLAATNFPWDIDEALRRRLEKRIYIPLPTQEGREALLHINLREVKVDPEVDLRTIAKKLDGYSGADITNVCRDASMMSMRRKIAGLKPEQIKQLAKEELDLPVTHQDFMEALAKCNKSVSKGDIQKYLTWMDEFGSS; this is encoded by the exons ATGGCGCGGGAATACGAGCAGCTGAAAGCGACAGTGGCAACCCTACAGATGTTCCAGCATGAAGGCGAGAAAGCCATCACACCATTGACCACTG CGTTTGAAGATCTGCCAACCCGTGATCAAATGTGGGGCCCGGCGCCGCATGAGATAGATCCGGACATCTGGCCTCCGCCGCCCGACCGCGACCCCACAGCCTGGCCGTCCCCTACCAGCGTCGAGCACAA AGGACCTCCGGCAATGAAATCCGCAAGAAACAATCCTCGTAACAACAGAATCGCAGACAACAAGAAGACGACCGGCCCTCGGAACGCGACCACATCACAACGAAAGACTTCAGACGTCAGGAATCCTAGAATAAACACGAGCAAAGGGCATAGCG CTAAAGCCAAGGACACGAGTAACAAAGAGAATAGCAACGCAAAGGATAAGCAAGACAGAGACAACAATAACGGCGACACGGACGACGAGAAACACAAGGAGGAGGAACGGAGGTTCGAACCACCTTCAGCTGTTGATGGCGACCTGGTGGATATGTTAG AACGAGACATAGTCCAGAAGAATCCGAATATACGATGGGACGATATCGCCGACCTCACGGAAGCGAAGAGGTTGTTAGAGGAAGCTGTAGTCTTGCCTATGTGGATGCCGGACTTTTTTAAG GGTATTCGTCGACCGTGGAAAGGAGTGCTCATGGTGGGTCCACCGGGCACGGGGAAGACCATGCTGGCCAAGGCCGTCGCCACGGAGTGCGGGACCACCTTCTTCAACGTGTCCTCGTCCACGCTCACGTCCAAGTACCGTGGCGAGTCGGAGAAGCTGGTCAGGTTGCTGTTCGAAATG GCGCGGTTCTACGCGCCGAGCACGATCTTCATCGACGAGATCGACTCGCTGTGCTCGCGGCGCGGCTCCGACAGCGAGCACGAGGCCTCGCGACGCGTCAAGTCCGAGCTGCTCGTGCAGATGGACGGGCTGGGCTCCGCCTCCGACGAGCCCGCCAAG GTGGTAATGGTGTTAGCCGCAACTAACTTTCCATGGGACATCGATGAGGCGCTGAGACGGCGGCTCGAGAAAAGAATTTACATACCGCTCCCCACGCAAGAGGGGCGGGAGGCGTTACTCCACATAAACCTCCGCGAGGTCAAGGTAGACCCAGAAGTAGATCTGCGAACTATCGCCAAGAAACTCGACGGGTATTCTGGAGCAGACATCACTAATGTTTGCAG AGATGCATCAATGATGTCTATGCGACGAAAAATTGCGGGTCTCAAGCCCgaacaaataaaacaacttgCCAAGGAAGAGCTAGACTTGCCCGTTACTCATCAGGACTTCATGGAGGCGCTCGCTAAGTGCAATAAATCCGTCTCCAAAGGGGACATACAGAAATATCTGACGTGGATGGATGAATTCGGTTCCTCTTGA